The proteins below come from a single Triticum aestivum cultivar Chinese Spring chromosome 5D, IWGSC CS RefSeq v2.1, whole genome shotgun sequence genomic window:
- the LOC123123193 gene encoding uncharacterized protein, whose translation MKLKNSFREADPIAVQRGYGFRPNQPAVVHQARCRWIIGDVTEVFDHNTWKLGKIAKIVKNDYFVIRLADCIQLKEFHISSLRVPQPHDAPTAPPYGKQFPAADNKVTRRGNQLPADALRRSGKKRKSSEVLDFSPQPSQRRLFQVAREEAAPAECSVASCSAANDDVGVSSGRHGGCCSVGRGDAQSRVVAASPRAAWSSSDSDGALSDGGPAGVDVHELELEAYRSTVRALHASGPLTWEQESLLTNLRLSLNISNEEHLLQLRRLLSS comes from the exons ATGAAGCTGAAAAACAGTTTTAGGGAGGCCGATCCGATTGCCGTGCAGAGGGGCTATGGTTTCAGGCCAAACCAACCAGCTGTTGTTCATCAGGCAAGATGCAGATGGATCATTGGAGATGTGACCGAGGTGTTTGATCATAACACATggaagcttggcaagattgcaaagATTGTGAAGAACGATTACTTTGTCATCAGGCTCGCCGACTGCATCCAGTTGAAAGAGTTCCACATTTCTAGCTTGAGGGTTCCACAACCACATGATGCTCCCACAGCTCCTCCTTATGGCAAGCAGTTCCCTGCAGCTGACAACAAG GTGACCCGAAGGGGCAACCAGCTGCCTGCTGATGCGCTGAGAAGATCAGGCAAGAAGAGGAAATCGTCCGAAGTTCTTGATTTCTCTCCTCAGCCAAGCCAGAGAAGGCTCTTCCAGGTGGCCAGGGAAGAGGCCGCCCCCGCGGAGTGCTCGGTGGCGAGCTGCAGCGCCGCGAACGACGACGTCGGCGTCAGCAGTGGCCGGCACGGGGGCTGCTGCTCCGTGGGGCGCGGCGACGCCCAGTCGCGCGTGGTGGCGGCCTCCCCGCGCGCCGCGTGGTCGTCGTCGGACTCGGACGGCGCGCTGAGCGACGGCGGGCCGGCGGGCGTGGACGTGCACGAGCTGGAGCTGGAGGCGTACCGGTCGACGGTGCGCGCGCTGCACGCGTCGGGGCCGCTGACGTGGGAGCAGGAGTCGCTGCTCACCAACCTCCGCCTCTCCCTCAACATCTCCAACGAGgagcacctcctccagctccgccgcCTGCTCTCCTCCTGA
- the LOC123123194 gene encoding vegetative cell wall protein gp1-like has product MRARVCLAPARGARATCHGALRASPRRTRVDVKAVKVRRHCRLPLLCSCGCLLVRLRTGFCFCRLCIVDELRPWLSSGQRVMMSVSLVRASLPAWCTAAAAGSSGLRSRLRGMACSGRRVGVRCSGTTPPGFPPGPTPPGFPAVPSPEEVPGTARPPEEMPGTARPPQEMPGIDMPPEFNAPPGVDVPMPGAPVPGTPPSPEQPGPFIPSPPRPEIPAVPPNPDVIPPPPPEVDPPRAPPEVVPPQTSDVPPPFV; this is encoded by the coding sequence ATGCGGGCACGTGTCTGCCTCGCCCCGGCACGCGGCGCGCGGGCCACGTGCCATGGCGCGCTCCGCGCGTCTCCTCGCCGAACGCGTGTCGACGTGAAGGCCGTTAAAGTGCGTCGGCACTGCCGCTTGCCTCTGCTCTGCTCCTGTGGTTGTCTTCTCGTGCGGTTGCGCACTGGCTTTTGCTTTTGTAGACTCTGTATCGTCGACGAGCTCCGACCCTGGCTTAGCTCCGGGCAGCGGGTGATGATGTCGGTGAGCCTCGTGAGGGCGTCGCTGCCGGCTTGGTGCACGGCGGCGGCCGCGGGGAGCAGCGGCCTGCGCTCTCGCCTGCGCGGCATGGCGTGCTCCGGTCGGCGCGTGGGCGTCCGGTGCAGCGGCACGACACCGCCGGGGTTCCCTCCGGGGCCGACGCCGCCGGGGTTCCCCGCGGTGCCGTCGCCCGAGGAGGTGCCGGGCACGGCCCGCCCGCCAGAGGAGATGCCGGGCACGGCGAGGCCGCCGCAGGAGATGCCGGGCATCGACATGCCGCCGGAGTTCAACGCGCCCCCGGGCGTGGACGTGCCGATGCCGGGCGCGCCCGTGCCGGGCACGCCTCCCAGCCCGGAGCAGCCGGGGCCGTTCATCCCGTCGCCGCCGAGGCCGGAGATCCCGGCCGTGCCGCCGAACCCCGACgtgatcccgccgccgccgccggaggtggACCCGCCGCGCGCTCCGCCGGAGGTCGTCCCGCCGCAGACGTCCGATGTCCCGCCTCCCTTTGTGTGA
- the LOC123125759 gene encoding CASP-like protein 1U3, whose amino-acid sequence MPCDGDKESKGRLNAVNIAARVAAMGLAVASAALMVTASQCTVVLPNGAEAHTVTYSDFGPFVYLVVANAIAAVMVGVAIFLSVWKKGSAKCSRVLVPLLDVAAPALLYSATGAAFATSEYMSYCSPGRGRISVCDGTVRGTNNFCSQVHMAMYISLSAAGAVSAAELVKNLTLPFGSSGSDSDSDAGCEHGCHHKH is encoded by the exons ATGCCTTGCGATGGCGACAAGGAGTCGAAAGGCCGCCTGAACGCGGTCAACATCGCTGCCCGCGTCGCCGCCATGGGGCTCGCCGTGGCGTCGGCGGCTCTCATGGTCACGGCCAGCCAGTGCACCGTCGTCCTCCCGAACGGCGCCGAGGCACACACCGTCACTTACAGCGACTTCGGCCCCTTTGT GTACCTGGTGGTGGCGAACGCCATTGCGGCGGTCATGGTGGGGGTGGCCATCTTCCTGAGCGTGTGGAAGAAGGGCAGTGCCAAGTGCTCCAGGGTGCTCGTGCCGCTCCTCGACGTCGCCGCGCCGGCGCTGCTCTACTCGGCGACCGGCGCCGCCTTCGCCACCAGCGAGTACATGTCCTACTGCTCACCCGGCCGCGGCCGCATCAGCGTCTGCGATGGCACCGTCCGGGGCACAAATAACTTCTGCAGCCAGGTGCACATGGCCATGTACATCTCGCTGTCCGCCGCCGGTGCCGTGTCGGCCGCGGAGCTGGTGAAGAACTTGACGCTGCCCTTCGGCAGCTCCGGGTCGGACTCCGACTCGGACGCCGGCTGCGAGCATGGGTGCCACCACAAGCATTAG